The Nitrospirota bacterium region CCGTTCCAGCCCATTCGGGGCGAAGTTCCCAGATATTTCCCCGGAGCTTGGCTATAAACGAACGGGGCAACTCAAAACCGTGCTCTTCCAACGCCTCCAAGTAGGCAATGCATTTCGCCCTTGCCTTGATAGGGAGGTCGTCGAGAAAAGCCTCGATCGGGCTATCGCCACGCACAGATTGATAGAGCCAGACCTCCCAGCCCACGGGTACATGATAACATTGGTGTTATCACAACTGTCAATGTGTAAATGAATACGCCCGCGTGGCCGCCGGCGGGAAAAGTTACGAAGGAAAGACAGTTAATGACTAACCTGCAGCCCCCGCGCAACCGCTTGGCTTCCCCCTGATTTGACACTTATTGGACGTGGGAGTAGCCTTTCTTTCTCTAGAGACGGAGGCATTAAGTTATCTGCTGCGAGGGGCCTCGCGGTATGTTTAT contains the following coding sequences:
- a CDS encoding type II toxin-antitoxin system RelE/ParE family toxin is translated as MGWEVWLYQSVRGDSPIEAFLDDLPIKARAKCIAYLEALEEHGFELPRSFIAKLRGNIWELRPEWAGTEYRLFYVAMVGRRFVVLHAITKKSQKVKAKDIELAEARHNEILERWHHETTPPIRPRTE